From the Deinococcus radiophilus genome, one window contains:
- a CDS encoding IS982 family transposase has product MAKYRLHHSLGRRHVIRHLYFWAKKHFSDQKICPHQKVTDAMLVALLLSRLVFKHPFPSIWWNILKEDRPGLPSYTQAYTRGIKLLPLLEHVASPAQPCTEVVVDSMPLPICRPKRTHLCQFPGAKWGFGTQGEFFGYKLHAWVTPGGQIVQYVIRPANLHDVTVSYELNLRWPEFEGPTIIGDKGYCCLGYVYPPKKNTRYDTGWRESRHPKIRKRIETVFSALVEAQIRSAQTKTLGSLKLRVVLAVLAHNLARP; this is encoded by the coding sequence ATGGCTAAATATCGTCTCCACCATAGTCTAGGACGTCGGCACGTCATTCGCCACCTCTATTTCTGGGCTAAGAAGCATTTCAGCGACCAGAAAATCTGCCCGCACCAGAAGGTCACAGATGCCATGCTGGTTGCTCTGCTGCTCTCCCGTCTCGTCTTCAAGCATCCATTTCCTTCCATCTGGTGGAACATCCTCAAGGAAGACCGTCCCGGTCTTCCTTCCTACACTCAGGCCTACACCAGGGGCATCAAACTGTTGCCACTCCTAGAGCATGTTGCAAGCCCAGCTCAGCCCTGCACTGAAGTCGTAGTTGATTCAATGCCCCTCCCCATTTGCCGTCCCAAACGCACGCACCTTTGTCAGTTCCCAGGCGCGAAATGGGGATTTGGAACTCAGGGCGAGTTCTTCGGATATAAGCTGCACGCCTGGGTCACACCAGGTGGACAAATCGTTCAGTACGTCATCCGACCTGCCAACCTCCATGACGTTACGGTCAGCTATGAGCTGAATCTCAGATGGCCAGAGTTTGAAGGCCCAACCATCATTGGCGATAAGGGGTATTGCTGTCTGGGCTACGTGTATCCGCCCAAGAAGAACACCAGATATGACACGGGATGGCGAGAATCTCGCCATCCCAAAATCCGCAAACGTATTGAAACAGTCTTCTCTGCGCTTGTGGAAGCTCAAATCCGCTCTGCCCAAACCAAAACCCTGGGTTCACTTAAGCTCCGCGTCGTCTTAGCCGTACTCGCCCACAATCTTGCTAGGCCCTAA
- a CDS encoding manganese catalase family protein: MFYYDGKLQYQVRVDTPDPRFARMLQQAIGGVEGEIRVCLQYLFQSFGARGPAKYRDMLLATGTEEIAHIEMLATAVALNLEGASSSEKDRAAKDNPVVEAVMGGMDPRQFLSAGMAALASDANGVPFNGSHVYASGNLAADMYANVTAEATGRALACRLFELTDDPGMKDMLRFLIARDTMHQQQWLAVIEELGGHQGTLPIPNSFPPEEELREVSYTFFVPGVEGVPAPQGRWSEGPSLDGLGEFKLMPGQPFGDKPQLAPPLPMAYAERLQMTAPHSADPASDPTR; this comes from the coding sequence ATGTTCTATTACGACGGCAAGTTGCAGTATCAGGTCCGCGTCGACACTCCCGACCCCCGCTTTGCCCGGATGCTTCAGCAGGCGATTGGCGGCGTCGAGGGTGAGATTCGCGTTTGCTTGCAGTACCTTTTTCAGTCCTTCGGCGCCCGTGGTCCCGCCAAGTACCGCGACATGTTGCTGGCCACCGGCACTGAGGAAATCGCCCACATCGAAATGCTGGCGACAGCCGTGGCCCTGAACCTTGAAGGCGCATCCAGCAGCGAAAAGGACCGGGCGGCCAAAGACAACCCCGTCGTCGAAGCGGTAATGGGCGGCATGGACCCCCGGCAGTTTTTGTCGGCGGGGATGGCGGCGCTGGCTTCCGATGCCAATGGCGTGCCGTTCAATGGGTCACATGTGTATGCCAGCGGTAACCTGGCCGCCGACATGTACGCCAACGTGACCGCCGAAGCCACCGGGCGCGCCCTGGCCTGCCGCCTGTTCGAGCTGACCGACGACCCCGGCATGAAGGACATGCTGCGCTTTCTGATCGCCCGCGACACCATGCACCAGCAGCAGTGGCTGGCGGTCATTGAGGAACTGGGCGGGCATCAGGGCACGCTGCCGATTCCCAACAGCTTCCCGCCCGAAGAGGAACTGCGCGAAGTCAGCTATACCTTCTTTGTGCCGGGGGTGGAGGGCGTGCCAGCGCCACAGGGCCGCTGGAGTGAAGGCCCGTCGCTGGACGGCCTGGGCGAATTCAAGCTGATGCCGGGCCAGCCGTTTGGCGATAAGCCGCAGTTGGCCCCGCCGCTGCCGATGGCCTACGCCGAGCGGCTGCAGATGACGGCACCGCACAGCGCTGACCCAGCCAGCGACCCCACCCGCTAA